ATGGTTATCAAGATCAGGCTGATTTCATTAATGCTGTAGTTTATCTTAAAACCTCATTAACTCCAGAAAAACTTTTAAAAACTGTGTTAAAAATTGAAAGTGATTTAGGGCGGGTTAGAAACCAAAAATGGGGGCCAAGAACTATTGATATAGATATTTTATTTTACAATAAATTAGAATATCAGAGTCAAGATTTAATAATCCCTCATCCGGAAATAAAGAAAAGAGCTTTTGTTCTGATACCGTTAATAGAAGTAGCAGCAGACAAACTTTTTATTGAAGATGTTAGTATTAAAAAATGGCTGCAGAAATTAGATTACGATCAAGATGAAATTAAATTTTACGATGAATTTCCAAATATTAATTCAAATAAAAAGTAAATTTCAT
Above is a window of Halanaerobium saccharolyticum subsp. saccharolyticum DSM 6643 DNA encoding:
- the folK gene encoding 2-amino-4-hydroxy-6-hydroxymethyldihydropteridine diphosphokinase, yielding MKSVYLGLGSNIEPKVEYLKKAVEKLAAEPEIILEKTSSLYLTKAYGYQDQADFINAVVYLKTSLTPEKLLKTVLKIESDLGRVRNQKWGPRTIDIDILFYNKLEYQSQDLIIPHPEIKKRAFVLIPLIEVAADKLFIEDVSIKKWLQKLDYDQDEIKFYDEFPNINSNKK